The genomic window GCGTCACCTACATCGTGGGGAAAACGGCCGAGGGCTGGCGCGTCGTCTCGCTCTCGAGCCACCCTCCAAACCGGACAATCGGCTGCCGGAACTGACGCTCTATCCCATTTCACGCAATCCGCAGAATTCACGCTCATGCGCACACACAACGCCTTCCTAGCTGTCTTCTTCGAGCCGAAAGCTTATGACTTGCTCGGAACAAGGCCTTTTTCCTATGCTAGAAAGCCGCGTGGCTCAGAATCCGGGAACGAGACTTGGCGTCTACGAAGTCCTCTCCCCGCTCGGTGCCGGAGGGATGGGCGAGGTCTATCGGGCGAAAGACACCAAGCTCGACCGCGACGTCGCGATCAAGGTGCTTCCGGCGGCGTTCACCGAGGACCGGGAGCGGCTCGCCCGTTTCGAGCGGGAGGCCAAGCTCCTCGCCTCGCTCAACCACCCCAACATCGCTCACGTCTACGGGTTCGAGAGCGCGAGGCTCGAAGACGGCGCGACGGCGCACTTCCTGGCGATGGAGCTCGTCGAGGGCGATGATCTTTCCGAGCGGCTGCGGCGTGGTGCCATTCCGGTGGAGGAGGCGCTCGCGATCGCCAAGCAGATCGCGGAAGCGCTCGAGGAAGCCCATGACAAGGGCATCGTGCACCGCGACCTCAAGCCGGCGAACGTCAAGCTGACTCCGGACGGTAAGGTGAAGGTGCTCGACTTCGGACTCGCCAAGGCCTATGCGGCGGAGTCGTCGTCGGGCGACTCGGTCGACCTTTCCCAATCGCCCACGCTCGCGCAGGCGGGAACGCAAGTGGGCGTCATTCTCGGGACGGCGGCGTATATGTCTCCCGAGCAGGCGCGCGGCAAGGCCATGGACAAGCGTTCGGACATCTGGAGCTTCGGCGTCGTGCTCTACGAGATGCTCACCGCCCGGAAGCTCTTCACGGGTGAGACGGTGGGCGATGTTCTCGCGAGCGTGCTCAAGAGCGAGATCGACCTCGCTTCCTTGCCGGATTCGGCGCCCTCTGCCATCCGGCAGATGCTGCGGCGTTGCCTCGAGCGCAATCCGAGGAATCGGCTCCACGACATCGCCGATGCGCGCATCGTGATCGATGAGGTCCTCGCCGGTGGGGTGGAGGAAGCCCAGCCAGACGCCAGAGTCGAGCGGCCGTCGATGCAACGGCTGATCGCGGCGGCCCTGCTCCTGGCGGGGCTGGGAGCGTTGGGCGGCTTTCTCGCACGCGGCCCGACCGACCTCGGCGATCGTGCGCCGACATTCACCTTGCGCCGCCTGACCCAGCTCCCCGGAATGGAGGGCCACCCCGACATCTCGCCAGACGGGCGGCAGTTCATCTATACCAGCGAGGTCAGCGGCAATCTGGACATCTATTCGATGCGCGTCGGAGGCTCTCGGGCCATCAACCTGACCGCGTCTTCGCCCGCCGCAGACTCGCAGCCGGCCTTCTCTCCCGACGGCGAGATGCTGGCCTTCCGATCCGAGCGCGACGGCGGCGGCCTGTTCGTCATGGGGGCGACCGGGGAGTCGGTGCGCCGCCTGACTGACGACGGATTCGATCCTGCCTGGTCGCCCGACGGCACGCGCGTGGCCTATTCGATGGAGCCGGTCTTCGATCCGTACTCCCGGATCCTGGACGCCGGGCTGTGGATCGTCGACGTCACGAGCGGCGAGAAGCACCAGCGGCTCCCGG from Vicinamibacteria bacterium includes these protein-coding regions:
- a CDS encoding protein kinase, with the translated sequence MAQNPGTRLGVYEVLSPLGAGGMGEVYRAKDTKLDRDVAIKVLPAAFTEDRERLARFEREAKLLASLNHPNIAHVYGFESARLEDGATAHFLAMELVEGDDLSERLRRGAIPVEEALAIAKQIAEALEEAHDKGIVHRDLKPANVKLTPDGKVKVLDFGLAKAYAAESSSGDSVDLSQSPTLAQAGTQVGVILGTAAYMSPEQARGKAMDKRSDIWSFGVVLYEMLTARKLFTGETVGDVLASVLKSEIDLASLPDSAPSAIRQMLRRCLERNPRNRLHDIADARIVIDEVLAGGVEEAQPDARVERPSMQRLIAAALLLAGLGALGGFLARGPTDLGDRAPTFTLRRLTQLPGMEGHPDISPDGRQFIYTSEVSGNLDIYSMRVGGSRAINLTASSPAADSQPAFSPDGEMLAFRSERDGGGLFVMGATGESVRRLTDDGFDPAWSPDGTRVAYSMEPVFDPYSRILDAGLWIVDVTSGEKHQRLPGDAVQPAWSPDGRFIAYWANTEGQRDLWTVAVEGGAPVALTADLATDWSPEWSPDSRWIYFSSDRAGGMNLFRVAV